The segment CGTCTCGCCCTCGCAGATCACGTCGGCGCCGCGGACGATGCGGTAGCTGAAGCGCACGGTCACGCGCGAGACCTCGGCGCACGTCGTCTCCACGACGAGCGTCTCGTCGAAGCGCGCGGCCTTGCGGTAGCGGAGCTTGGCCTCGACGACGGGCAGGTGGATGCCCATCTCGACCCACTTCTCGTAGGAGATGCCGCGGCGGTGGAGCCAGTCGACGCGGCCGGCTTCGAAGTAGGTGAGGTAGTTGGCGTGGTGCACGATGCCCATGAGGTCCGTCTCGCAGAAGCGGACGGAGAGGGTCATGCGGCTCGTGAGGTGGGCGGGGGGCGGCTGTTTTTGGTCGGGGGCGGCCATCACAAGACGTTGCCGGCCGGCGGCGGGTGCATGAAGGGTCGCCGGAGGGTGAGAGGGGCGGAGGACGGTACGATGGGAGGGGGCAGGGTGTAAAGGC is part of the Polyangium spumosum genome and harbors:
- a CDS encoding acyl-CoA thioesterase yields the protein MAAPDQKQPPPAHLTSRMTLSVRFCETDLMGIVHHANYLTYFEAGRVDWLHRRGISYEKWVEMGIHLPVVEAKLRYRKAARFDETLVVETTCAEVSRVTVRFSYRIVRGADVICEGETLLACVGNELAPKRLPPEIAAVFRSPETV